A single region of the Devosia sp. FJ2-5-3 genome encodes:
- the hemN gene encoding oxygen-independent coproporphyrinogen III oxidase yields MSTDLIARYSTPVPRYTSYPTAPHFHAGVTNSTYAGWLKGLPAEATISLYLHIPYCDRLCWFCGCHTKHTLRYEPIADYLVALHAEIDWVSAQLEGRGLMTAIHLGGGSPTLLRPADLLALRTRLDERFTLASDAEISIEIDPNDIDAGRYDAMAAFGLTRASIGVQDFDPRVQKAINRLQSFEDTRGVVEAMRARGVRSVNLDLLYGLPFQTEAGLARTIEAALSLNPDRAALFGYAHVPWMKTHQKMIPEEALPDKFVRFAQAQLAANLLAQGGMEPIGFDHFAMPDDSLAIAARTGTLRRNFQGYTDDAADALIGLGASAIGQLPQGYIQNITATGDYSRAVRDGGVAVARGFALNPVDRLRAEAISALLCRFTLAPGDVSRFGAAGKALMDEARLLALTDRDGLTAMAGDRFVVTETGKPFVRTIAALFDTYLAAGTARHSLAV; encoded by the coding sequence ATTTCGACCGACCTCATCGCGCGCTATTCGACGCCCGTGCCGCGCTATACCAGCTACCCCACCGCGCCCCATTTCCATGCCGGCGTGACCAATTCGACATATGCCGGCTGGCTGAAAGGCCTGCCTGCGGAAGCGACGATCTCGCTTTATCTGCACATCCCCTATTGCGACCGGCTGTGCTGGTTCTGCGGCTGCCACACCAAGCACACGCTGCGCTATGAACCGATCGCCGACTACCTCGTCGCGCTCCACGCGGAGATCGACTGGGTGTCGGCCCAGCTTGAGGGCCGCGGATTGATGACCGCGATCCACCTCGGCGGCGGCTCGCCAACGCTGCTCAGGCCCGCCGACCTCCTGGCGCTACGCACGCGGCTCGATGAGCGCTTCACCCTCGCAAGTGACGCGGAAATCAGCATCGAGATCGACCCCAACGACATCGACGCCGGGCGCTACGATGCCATGGCCGCGTTCGGGCTGACCCGCGCCAGCATCGGCGTGCAGGATTTCGACCCAAGAGTGCAAAAGGCCATCAATAGGCTGCAGAGCTTTGAGGACACGCGTGGCGTGGTCGAGGCCATGCGGGCGCGCGGCGTGCGCTCGGTCAATCTCGACCTGCTCTATGGCCTGCCCTTCCAGACCGAAGCGGGTCTCGCCAGGACCATTGAGGCTGCGCTGTCGCTCAATCCCGACCGGGCAGCGCTTTTCGGCTATGCCCATGTGCCCTGGATGAAAACGCACCAGAAAATGATCCCGGAAGAAGCGCTGCCCGACAAATTTGTCCGCTTCGCCCAGGCGCAATTGGCGGCTAACCTCTTGGCCCAAGGTGGCATGGAGCCGATCGGCTTCGATCACTTCGCAATGCCTGACGACAGCCTTGCCATCGCCGCGCGCACCGGAACACTCCGGCGCAATTTTCAGGGCTACACCGACGATGCCGCCGATGCGCTGATCGGTCTGGGCGCCTCGGCCATCGGGCAATTGCCGCAGGGCTATATCCAGAACATCACCGCCACGGGCGACTATTCCCGCGCCGTGCGCGACGGCGGCGTGGCCGTGGCGCGCGGCTTTGCATTGAACCCGGTCGACCGGCTGCGCGCGGAAGCCATATCCGCGCTTTTGTGCCGGTTCACACTCGCCCCCGGCGATGTCTCCCGCTTCGGCGCGGCCGGCAAGGCGCTGATGGACGAAGCGCGGCTGCTCGCACTGACCGATAGGGATGGCCTCACCGCGATGGCGGGCGACCGCTTTGTGGTGACCGAAACGGGAAAGCCCTTCGTCCGCACGATTGCCGCCCTGTTCGACACCTATCTCGCCGCCGGCACCGCAAGGCACTCGCTGGCGGTGTGA
- a CDS encoding oligosaccharide flippase family protein has translation MAKPNHILKWVGWAGADALVRLFCLGGTTIVLSRLLDPADFGVAAIVLATAAAAGLVVGAPFQDALAQRRVLRKLHLQSALGVSLAVGLALIAASLLVAPILAKAYAAPEIQYLLPVTMLSILFSGHGELVGARARRQRRFTEIAGADLVSHLVSAPLAIAAALLGAGVWSLIVLRLAGVVVQSLMLQTRVGYPLMPRFSGPHLADLRRIASIASLDRITDNLTYLLFSNLVASFFGLAVLGQMNMAMRVIEPVRGAVMGALHNFTFPTFRRIALQKAPDSERDQPVRLLANVTAPIFAGLACVIPLLLPLVTGAGWEDAVPIAIGLAIGAALSMPAQPIFTALSAQGAPEYGLLGSLARLSMTGLVLVALRDWPILAVCLSRLAGDAAAAFLALLFPLGRRQWPASVRIMLLLPAWGVTGLMSAATMAVIFWLQPISIWAALIGGIATGIVTQAMLLRLLRPEVLTQLLAAVRPARNA, from the coding sequence ATGGCGAAGCCAAATCACATCCTTAAATGGGTCGGTTGGGCGGGGGCAGACGCCCTCGTTCGGCTTTTCTGTCTGGGTGGCACCACCATCGTCCTGTCGCGTCTGCTCGACCCGGCAGATTTCGGCGTCGCGGCCATCGTACTCGCGACGGCCGCCGCAGCCGGGCTTGTTGTCGGCGCCCCCTTTCAGGATGCGCTGGCGCAAAGACGTGTCCTGCGCAAGCTGCACCTGCAATCGGCGCTGGGCGTAAGCCTTGCCGTTGGCTTGGCGCTGATCGCCGCTTCGCTGCTTGTCGCCCCCATTCTGGCGAAAGCCTATGCCGCTCCTGAAATCCAATATCTCCTCCCCGTCACCATGCTGTCGATCCTCTTCAGCGGTCACGGTGAACTGGTCGGCGCGCGGGCCCGCCGGCAAAGACGCTTCACCGAAATTGCCGGGGCCGATCTGGTGAGCCATCTGGTCTCGGCGCCATTGGCCATCGCGGCGGCCCTGCTTGGCGCCGGCGTCTGGTCGTTGATCGTCTTGCGTCTGGCCGGCGTGGTCGTGCAATCGCTCATGCTGCAGACCCGCGTCGGCTATCCGCTCATGCCGCGCTTTTCCGGCCCCCATCTTGCCGATCTGCGGCGGATTGCCAGCATCGCCTCGCTCGACCGGATCACCGACAATCTGACCTATCTGCTGTTCAGCAATCTGGTGGCCAGCTTTTTCGGTCTTGCCGTGCTCGGGCAGATGAACATGGCCATGCGCGTGATCGAGCCGGTCCGTGGCGCGGTCATGGGCGCCCTCCACAATTTCACCTTCCCGACCTTCCGACGCATAGCGCTTCAAAAAGCGCCCGACAGCGAGCGCGACCAGCCGGTTCGGCTCCTGGCCAATGTCACGGCCCCGATCTTTGCCGGCCTTGCCTGCGTCATTCCCCTGCTACTGCCCCTGGTCACCGGGGCGGGCTGGGAAGATGCCGTTCCCATCGCCATTGGCCTGGCCATCGGCGCCGCGCTCTCCATGCCGGCGCAGCCAATCTTTACCGCCCTCTCCGCCCAGGGCGCGCCCGAATATGGCTTGCTGGGCAGCCTCGCCCGGCTTTCCATGACCGGGCTGGTCCTGGTGGCCCTGCGCGACTGGCCGATTTTGGCCGTCTGCCTGTCCCGGCTGGCCGGCGATGCCGCCGCCGCATTCCTGGCGCTTCTGTTTCCCCTCGGCCGCCGGCAATGGCCCGCAAGCGTGCGGATCATGCTCCTGCTGCCCGCCTGGGGCGTCACCGGGCTGATGAGCGCGGCCACCATGGCAGTGATTTTCTGGCTACAACCGATCAGTATCTGGGCGGCGCTGATCGGAGGCATTGCGACCGGGATCGTCACCCAGGCCATGCTGTTGCGCCTGCTGCGCCCGGAGGTCCTGACCCAACTCCTCGCGGCCGTGCGCCCGGCCCGAAACGCCTGA
- a CDS encoding O-antigen ligase family protein: MDVPFTSSAVPQENPQAGAAVARLSAVLHAILTAAFLVFAFIGTSPLSTNSLTDRVDGNPLNRALLLSMAALAVMVLLLNYRALPSLLWRAAGTWALVAFATLSFLWSDFPDLTLRRTIVLACMTLTAAGVAVGIHDLRRATKIFCLFAAGVILINLASIVLVPARAITEIGVQGIYAQKNEAGTVAMIAALANAAWLFGWKHRRTEALGAIAMLGLSMAFLVLSQSKTSLGLALLGIVMFVGYVLVARGGPIVLLAALLAGLAASIGLVIVLTLNEFDIMAVIGLVLADTSLTGRDELWAFATRVAMERPWLGHGYAAFWDVGPGADPLLRADPGSWLGDIEAGIINQAHNGYLELWLQLGLPATILATLVFFALFARSLLHSFISNVECRPAFALFAVMALIFILHNITEASLFIRGILLFSVMQPLIFLVARADTLRATPAETA, from the coding sequence ATGGACGTGCCATTCACCTCATCGGCTGTTCCACAGGAGAACCCGCAGGCGGGCGCGGCTGTTGCGCGCCTCAGCGCGGTCCTCCACGCAATCCTCACCGCCGCTTTCCTCGTCTTTGCGTTCATCGGCACCAGTCCGCTGAGCACGAATTCGCTCACCGATCGCGTTGATGGCAACCCGCTCAACCGCGCCCTTCTGCTCTCGATGGCAGCCCTCGCCGTCATGGTGCTGCTCCTCAACTATCGCGCCCTGCCCAGCCTCCTGTGGCGCGCGGCGGGCACCTGGGCGCTGGTCGCCTTCGCGACACTGAGCTTCCTGTGGTCCGATTTTCCGGACCTCACCCTGCGGCGCACCATCGTCCTCGCCTGCATGACCCTCACCGCCGCCGGCGTCGCCGTCGGCATCCACGATCTGCGCCGGGCGACAAAGATTTTCTGCCTCTTCGCCGCAGGCGTGATCCTGATCAATCTGGCGTCAATCGTGCTCGTTCCAGCGCGCGCCATCACCGAGATTGGGGTGCAGGGCATATATGCTCAGAAGAACGAGGCCGGCACCGTGGCCATGATCGCCGCTCTGGCCAATGCCGCCTGGCTCTTCGGCTGGAAGCACAGGCGGACAGAGGCTCTGGGCGCCATCGCCATGCTGGGCCTGTCCATGGCCTTCCTGGTCCTGAGCCAGAGCAAGACCTCGCTGGGTCTGGCGCTTCTGGGCATTGTCATGTTCGTCGGCTATGTCCTCGTGGCCAGGGGCGGTCCGATAGTGCTGCTTGCAGCGCTCCTGGCGGGCCTTGCAGCCTCCATTGGCCTCGTCATTGTTCTCACGCTCAACGAGTTCGACATCATGGCCGTCATCGGCCTCGTCCTCGCCGACACCTCCCTCACCGGGCGCGACGAATTGTGGGCCTTCGCCACCCGGGTGGCCATGGAGCGACCCTGGCTAGGCCATGGATATGCGGCCTTTTGGGACGTCGGGCCCGGTGCGGATCCCCTCTTGCGCGCCGACCCGGGAAGCTGGCTGGGCGATATCGAGGCCGGGATAATCAATCAGGCCCACAATGGTTATCTTGAGCTTTGGCTGCAGCTTGGCCTGCCCGCGACGATATTGGCCACTCTGGTCTTCTTTGCACTTTTTGCCAGAAGCCTCTTGCACTCTTTCATCAGCAATGTTGAATGCAGGCCCGCATTCGCGTTATTTGCAGTCATGGCTTTGATCTTCATTTTACACAATATCACAGAAGCATCTTTATTCATTCGCGGCATCCTTCTGTTCAGTGTCATGCAGCCGTTGATCTTCCTGGTGGCACGCGCCGACACGCTCCGCGCGACCCCGGCGGAAACGGCCTGA
- a CDS encoding glycosyltransferase family 2 protein: MAEHTESVSIIIPTLNRPQPLRRALASVAAQRLPEGIGLDVVVVDNSPDRSAQWVSESFPQMRYLSEPLPGVANARNAGVNGSTGHWVAFLDDDEEAAPDWIARHLDTLRRSGADGSFGPVVARAEGAGASSDPSIIAFFERRMDLPPGSDITARAAYLGTNNSVFARATCLGAENPFDISLNETGGEDSLLLQQLVKQGRRFAWAAEAAVTEFVPEKRLNWDYVTRRRFLSGQIRTFVQSMLQPPRWDRIVFWMLAGAVQGMCWSLLGLISRDRNKAQEARSKAWGGWGKLFWARRFRPRLYGRGLVS, from the coding sequence ATGGCAGAGCACACCGAAAGCGTTTCGATCATCATTCCCACCCTGAACCGCCCGCAGCCCCTGCGCCGGGCCCTTGCCAGCGTTGCGGCGCAGCGCCTGCCCGAGGGCATCGGGCTCGACGTTGTGGTGGTGGACAATTCGCCCGACCGCTCGGCGCAGTGGGTGTCCGAGAGTTTTCCGCAGATGCGCTATCTCTCCGAGCCGCTCCCCGGCGTCGCCAATGCCCGTAATGCGGGGGTCAATGGCTCGACGGGGCACTGGGTCGCCTTTCTCGATGACGACGAGGAAGCCGCGCCGGACTGGATTGCCAGGCATCTGGACACTCTCCGGCGCAGCGGTGCCGATGGCAGTTTTGGCCCGGTCGTGGCGCGTGCGGAAGGGGCAGGCGCGAGCAGCGACCCGTCGATTATCGCCTTTTTCGAGCGGCGGATGGATTTGCCTCCGGGCAGCGACATCACTGCAAGGGCCGCCTATCTGGGCACCAATAATTCGGTTTTCGCGCGCGCCACCTGTCTCGGGGCAGAAAATCCCTTCGACATTTCACTCAACGAGACCGGCGGGGAAGACAGCCTCCTGCTCCAGCAATTGGTGAAGCAGGGGCGTCGCTTTGCCTGGGCAGCCGAGGCCGCGGTCACCGAATTCGTGCCCGAGAAGCGGCTCAACTGGGACTATGTCACGCGCCGGCGTTTCCTCAGCGGGCAGATCCGGACTTTCGTGCAATCCATGCTCCAGCCGCCGCGCTGGGATCGCATCGTCTTCTGGATGCTGGCAGGCGCTGTGCAGGGCATGTGCTGGTCGCTTCTTGGCTTGATCTCCCGTGATCGCAACAAAGCCCAAGAGGCGCGTTCAAAAGCCTGGGGCGGGTGGGGCAAGCTGTTCTGGGCAAGGCGCTTTCGGCCCCGCCTTTATGGCAGGGGCCTCGTCTCCTGA
- a CDS encoding GumC family protein: MLIRTVSPQTYRATAEIFVDPRGLQVFENELVNGQYDANAGVNYVESQMHVLLSGQVLTRAFRALEAGGNPTPSGADSATPAPSLSATELDALRRRISVSRAERSYIISVVARADSPEGAAQLANAVVQAYLDEDVTSQTNIATRLTDNLQSRLEQLRLRLAASEERAEAHRRQYNLVSTDQQLLVDQQLTAAVRARGEAEERLSAARVRREQLIGAEPATIMTLADINDQARLSTLMDRLNAAREEYASLATRLGAMHPTLQSVQGQVAELEQRLRAEISRMRDAGAILLRQAEQELASATAAVDRLIAQSAEARESSIELRTLEEQIRSDRELLASFETRSREMSEFARIDSTNIRVLSMAYAPEPGPSVLGVILWGVAGAFVAALFGFALVVLRVMKDLIFPFGERIEAGPRPGSLNAPRVIGPESASP; encoded by the coding sequence ATGCTGATCCGCACCGTCTCGCCCCAGACCTATCGCGCAACCGCCGAGATATTCGTCGATCCCCGCGGCCTCCAGGTATTCGAGAACGAATTGGTCAACGGCCAATATGACGCCAATGCCGGCGTCAACTATGTCGAAAGCCAGATGCATGTCCTCCTGTCCGGCCAGGTCCTGACACGGGCATTTCGCGCACTCGAGGCCGGTGGCAACCCGACGCCATCGGGCGCCGACAGTGCGACACCCGCGCCGAGCCTTTCTGCTACCGAACTCGATGCGCTGCGTCGGCGGATCAGCGTATCCCGGGCAGAGCGCAGCTATATCATTTCCGTGGTCGCGCGGGCGGACTCCCCTGAGGGCGCCGCGCAGCTGGCCAATGCCGTGGTCCAGGCTTATCTCGATGAAGACGTGACCAGCCAGACCAATATCGCGACGCGGCTGACCGACAATCTGCAATCCCGCCTCGAGCAATTGCGCCTGCGTCTCGCCGCCTCCGAGGAGCGCGCGGAAGCCCATCGGCGCCAGTACAACCTGGTCAGCACCGATCAGCAATTGCTGGTGGATCAACAACTGACCGCCGCCGTCCGGGCGCGGGGAGAAGCCGAGGAACGGCTCTCGGCGGCGCGCGTCCGGCGCGAACAGCTGATCGGCGCCGAACCGGCAACGATCATGACCCTGGCCGATATCAATGACCAGGCCCGGCTCAGCACCTTGATGGACCGGCTGAACGCGGCCCGCGAGGAATATGCCAGCCTTGCCACGCGCCTCGGCGCCATGCACCCCACGCTCCAGAGCGTTCAGGGGCAGGTCGCAGAGCTCGAACAGCGCCTCCGCGCAGAAATCAGCCGCATGCGGGATGCGGGGGCGATTCTCCTCCGTCAGGCCGAGCAGGAACTCGCCAGCGCCACTGCGGCGGTGGACAGGCTGATCGCACAAAGTGCGGAAGCGCGGGAATCCTCCATCGAACTGCGCACACTCGAAGAGCAGATCCGCTCGGACCGCGAATTGCTGGCCTCGTTCGAGACGCGCAGCCGCGAAATGTCGGAATTCGCCCGCATCGATTCGACCAATATTCGCGTCCTCTCCATGGCTTATGCGCCAGAACCCGGCCCCAGTGTCCTTGGCGTGATCCTGTGGGGCGTGGCCGGCGCCTTCGTCGCCGCCCTGTTCGGATTTGCTCTCGTCGTGTTGCGGGTTATGAAGGATTTGATATTTCCCTTTGGCGAGCGCATCGAAGCCGGCCCGCGCCCGGGCTCTCTCAATGCTCCCCGGGTCATTGGTCCCGAGAGCGCCTCCCCCTAG